Below is a window of Anolis carolinensis isolate JA03-04 unplaced genomic scaffold, rAnoCar3.1.pri scaffold_35, whole genome shotgun sequence DNA.
GTGATCACAGAGTTTCTTCAAGACGGTCAACTCAGCTAATGGGGAACGCGTTGTCATGAGAAGCTCCTTGATATGATCCAAGGAGAGAAAATTCCTGTAGATGTCTTCTTGCATAGGGGCCAAGTACACCCAGACAATAAAGTCATTTTTCCTTGGTAGAGACGGCATTTCCAGAGCAATGTAGTCTCTCTCTTCACCGGTCAGGCAGACGGATCGCTCCGAATTCAGCTTCAGTATCTCCCCTTTACTCCGGCGCAAGAAATAGGGCTTGATGATTGCCATCAAGTTCTGTGAGATCTTCAGTCCAAGGGCTTTCTCGCCCAGAGTTGCATCCTTCTCTCTGGCCTTCATGATGGGACTCTCATATTCCATCTTGAAGGTTTTTGCGGTGCCAAGGAGGGACCCCTGACAAGCGAAATCAAAGAGAGCCCAAAGCTCCCGGAGGTTATTTTGCACCGGCGTCCCAGTGAGAAGGATACGATTGACAGCTGGGATGCCATACACAGACTTGGTGGTTTTCGCAGAGGGACTTTTGATTTTGTGGGCCTCATCCAAGATGACGTAGTTCCAAACAAAGGGCTGCCCGTCGAGACTGGAGAGCTGTTCCCAGTTGGCCAGGACCATCTGGTAGGAGGTGAGCAAGACCCCAGTTCTCCTCTGGATCTGCTCAAGGTTTTGCTCTCGTTCCTTCTTGCTGGTCCCATGGAAGACCTTCACTCTAATTCCAGGGACCCAGTTGGCAAACTCCCGCATCCAGTTGTTAACAAGCGTAACCGGCATGATGAGCAACACAGAACGGACGAGTCCAGCATCAAACATCCCCGAAAGGAAGGCGATGACCTGGATGGTCTTCCCGAGGCCCATGTCATCGGCCAAAATGCCGCCCTGTCTCTTCTTGTGATAGagattgtaaaggaaggccaCCCCTTCCTTCTGATGCTCGAATAGTTTGTCATGGAGCTCTCGACAGATCATAAGTCCACTCTGGCACACGTCCACAAATTCGTCTCCGTCCCCATCTTTATCCAAAGCCAGTGACATAAGCTTCTCCTCTGCATCTTGGACATCCTCCATCGGGTTTTCTTTGGGTTGGATTTTGTGAACCTTGCTGGAACGTTTGCGGGTTTTCGGGGTTTTCTGCTCCATCTGCACCACAGCTCTGTGAAACATAGCACAACATGGCCAGTTAGTGGATGGAGAACTTCCCCAAAACAATTTAATAGGTCCTGTATCTTATAAAAATCGAAATTGTTCTACACTACAACCCCCAAATCTACAGGATAGGTAtccatatctgacaaaatatagatatagatagaattAACAAAGATTTCCTTAGATATtccgtatttatattccgcccttctccccagattatagtagagtctcactcatccaacataaacgggc
It encodes the following:
- the LOC134294937 gene encoding DNA excision repair protein ERCC-6-like isoform X1; the encoded protein is MAAVIIAKTKSPGRVKQRQRAVVQMEQKTPKTRKRSSKVHKIQPKENPMEDVQDAEEKLMSLALDKDGDGDEFVDVCQSGLMICRELHDKLFEHQKEGVAFLYNLYHKKRQGGILADDMGLGKTIQVIAFLSGMFDAGLVRSVLLIMPVTLVNNWMREFANWVPGIRVKVFHGTSKKEREQNLEQIQRRTGVLLTSYQMVLANWEQLSSLDGQPFVWNYVILDEAHKIKSPSAKTTKSVYGIPAVNRILLTGTPVQNNLRELWALFDFACQGSLLGTAKTFKMEYESPIMKAREKDATLGEKALGLKISQNLMAIIKPYFLRRSKGEILKLNSERSVCLTGEERDYIALEMPSLPRKNDFIVWVYLAPMQEDIYRNFLSLDHIKELLMTTRSPLAELTVLKKLCDHPRLLSAQACANLGLEVSEYSEPTDQSTLSMTQDIKRVSDKLLIEESGKLVFLVALLEKLQEEGHQTLVFSQSRKMLDIIEHILTKRSFRLMRVDGTVTCLAEREKRVRQFQMDKSYSVFLLTTQVGGVGLTLTSATRVVIFDPSWNPATDAQAVDRAYRIGQKENVVIYRLITCGTVEEKIYRRQVFKDSLIQQSTGDKKNPYRYFTQQELRELFTLEDTTSSATQLQLQSLHATQRNSDLELDEHIAYLHTLEMFGISDHDLMYTCETGQEEEEEEAEDDEAHQYIEHRVKKAQELVQLESQLNDKKYQKSRYS
- the LOC134294937 gene encoding DNA excision repair protein ERCC-6-like isoform X2, encoding MEQKTPKTRKRSSKVHKIQPKENPMEDVQDAEEKLMSLALDKDGDGDEFVDVCQSGLMICRELHDKLFEHQKEGVAFLYNLYHKKRQGGILADDMGLGKTIQVIAFLSGMFDAGLVRSVLLIMPVTLVNNWMREFANWVPGIRVKVFHGTSKKEREQNLEQIQRRTGVLLTSYQMVLANWEQLSSLDGQPFVWNYVILDEAHKIKSPSAKTTKSVYGIPAVNRILLTGTPVQNNLRELWALFDFACQGSLLGTAKTFKMEYESPIMKAREKDATLGEKALGLKISQNLMAIIKPYFLRRSKGEILKLNSERSVCLTGEERDYIALEMPSLPRKNDFIVWVYLAPMQEDIYRNFLSLDHIKELLMTTRSPLAELTVLKKLCDHPRLLSAQACANLGLEVSEYSEPTDQSTLSMTQDIKRVSDKLLIEESGKLVFLVALLEKLQEEGHQTLVFSQSRKMLDIIEHILTKRSFRLMRVDGTVTCLAEREKRVRQFQMDKSYSVFLLTTQVGGVGLTLTSATRVVIFDPSWNPATDAQAVDRAYRIGQKENVVIYRLITCGTVEEKIYRRQVFKDSLIQQSTGDKKNPYRYFTQQELRELFTLEDTTSSATQLQLQSLHATQRNSDLELDEHIAYLHTLEMFGISDHDLMYTCETGQEEEEEEAEDDEAHQYIEHRVKKAQELVQLESQLNDKKYQKSRYS